A DNA window from Naumovozyma dairenensis CBS 421 chromosome 7, complete genome contains the following coding sequences:
- the NDAI0G00540 gene encoding uncharacterized protein, whose translation MRNAFINSSTNSSARAKAGLAGLDARTILPFGQEVMIHDYTQTSKLKSRGITGFALTPSKESHGYLIFVPSLRKVIGTSNYAIVVHDSTSLSESSTHSVFDNLLESYHVTDADTDLQKAAVEDIPLPDVCTTVTSVIPADSANSTDFTQTIEPTIDFDSENVSSNIINDTQPDATVAIDSTIDDPNLSLHKSNSSILVKSDSNCSTTKDIHPTPANDSSSAVHDNPHPTEQYIPIDSHLLDSISEPLSPDSPNADISKRYRTTKMTLDLMLLPLI comes from the coding sequence ATGAGAAATGCTTTCATTAACTCATCTACAAACTCATCTGCTCGTGCTAAGGCTGGTCTTGCTGGTTTGGATGCTAGAACTATTCTACCTTTCGGTCAAGAAGTTATGATTCATGATTATACTCAAACATCCAAGTTAAAATCTCGCGGTATAACTGGATTTGCGTTGACTCCATCAAAGGAATCGCATGGTTATTTAATCTTTGTCCCATCTTTACGTAAGGTCATCGGTACTTCTAACTATGCTATTGTTGTTCACGACTCTACCTCTTTATCCGAATCCTCTACCCATTCTGTCTTCGATAACTTATTGGAAAGTTACCACGTCACTGACGCTGATACTGATTTGCAAAAAGCCGCCGTTGAAGATATTCCATTACCTGATGTCTGTACTACAGTAACTTCTGTTATTCCTGCTGATTCTGCCAATTCTACTGATTTCACACAAACCATTGAACCTActattgattttgattcCGAAAATGTGTCTtctaatatcatcaatgaTACCCAACCCGATGCTACCGTTGCTATCGACTCCACTATTGATGATCCAAATCTTTCTCTTCATAAATCTAATTCCTCCATTCTGGTTAAATCTGATTCTAATTGTTCTACTACTAAGGATATACATCCTACTCCAGCTaatgattcttcttctgccGTTCATGACAACCCCCATCCTACTGAACAATACATACCCATCGATTCTCATCTCTTAGATTCTATTTCTGAACCTCTCTCTCCTGACTCTCCAAATGCTGATATCTCTAAAAGGTATCGAACAACAAAGATGACACTAGATCTGATGCTCTTGCCGTTGATTTAA
- the NDAI0G00550 gene encoding integrase catalytic domain-containing protein: protein MESYNYNITGINWKRCFRAVGHTAKRCPKIQDLKTAVEANFTVSTRSKSTKKSGNKRNHVHHLNSTVPADELRCLRRAPSSNELNIDNFFVLNSAAEISPIDSKFLHSRNDNPPDPLFGAGNEEIPVAASGNLTFHWLNNTSHSLYAISSPHVDLNLISTDALEDVGIIVDNRRKALVRLDSDEVLAPITKIGKYRCVPLSFGKLPKHKSPSPCAFQKFPLTFVHRLFDHINVKDTRKSIESKLITNIRINDVDWTGIDKFQCKDCLAGKLTKHKHIVGSRLKYQKYYEPFEYIHTDLFGPVSGVDITSPKYFISFTDENTRFRWVFPLKKKDADHILPIFQQLVNYIKTQFKVRVLTFHMDRGSEYTSTMVRDYFKVKGIIPIYTTVGDSSSNGIAERANLTFLNDCRTLY from the coding sequence ATGGAATCTTAcaattataatataacagGGATTAACTGGAAACGCTGCTTCCGAGCGGTTGGCCACACAGCCAAAAGATGTCCCAAAATTCAAGATCTAAAAACTGCTGTTGAAGCTAATTTCACTGTTTCTACACGTTCAAAATCCACCAAAAAATCTGGTAATAAGCGTAACCATGTCCACCACCTTAACTCCACGGTACCGGCCGATGAACTGCGGTGTCTTCGGCGAGCTCcatcatcaaatgaattgaaCATCGACAACTTCTTTGTTCTAAACTCTGCTGCTGAGATATCTCCAATTGACTCCAAGTTCCTACATTCAAGGAATGATAATCCACCGGATCCATTATTTGGTGCTGGTAACGAAGAAATTCCAGTTGCTGCATCGGGTAATTTAACGTTCCATTGGCTCAACAACACTTCTCATTCTCTCTATGCGATATCTTCGCCCCATGTCGATTTAAACCTCATTAGCACTGATGCTCTCGAAGATGTTGGTATCATTGTTGACAATCGTCGTAAGGCTTTGGTGAGACTGGATAGTGATGAAGTTCTTGCTCCTATTACTAAGATTGGTAAATATAGATGTGTTCCTCTTTCCTTCGGTAAATTACCCAAACACAAGTCCCCNAGTCCATGTGCTTTCCAAAAATTTCCATTAACATTCGTTCATAGACTATTCGATCATATTAATGTTAAAGACACTAGGAAGTCTATTGAAAGCAAATTGATAACCAATATTCGCATAAATGACGTTGACTGGACCGGTATTGACAAATTCCAATGTAAGGACTGTTTGGCTGGTAAACTTACCAAACATAAACACATTGTTGGTTCTCGTTTAAAATaccaaaaatattatgaaCCTTTCGAATATATCCATACTGATTTGTTTGGTCCGGTGTCCGGTGTTGATATTACTTcaccaaaatattttatctcATTCACAGATGAGAATACAAGGTTTCGTTGGGTATTCCCgttgaaaaagaaagatgcTGATCATATCTTACCGATATTTCAACAATTGGTCAATTATATCAAAACTCAATTTAAGGTAAGGGTGCTCACGTTCCACATGGATCGTGGTTCTGAATATACAAGTACCATGGTCCGTGATTACTTCAAAGTTAAGGGTATTATCCCTATCTACACTACTGTCGGCGACTCGTCTTCCAATGGTATTGCTGAACGTGCTAATTTAACTTTCCTAAATGATTGCAGAACTTTGTATTGA
- the NDAI0G00560 gene encoding uncharacterized protein (similar to Saccharomyces cerevisiae XBP1 (YIL101C); ancestral locus Anc_2.274), with translation MSINPSSEKYPRHTFSISQVKLRDHPLDDYQRLFFATLMSKNDKPCDPNQIVDLHVKKVTYKSNMAQNFSNPIYLQDSEGMSAADTTNTTSTEVFTKKGSKKTKNVLECFEYQLPDIQMSSINGNTDFYSLITDSKIRENLFPNDDCKNRFIEGKIISHLNGNDNKTSRRNFDKNDNHSQGSMIGNKGSKQRGVEDDEGEDNDNENLRPEKPLSNVIDSLTKNQQFKLQKIGYNLNLNENLINANNCILWSHNTGYVFLTGIWRLYQDVMNGLTTSARTNRKDEQENESLLKQCQLAFDFIMSNAFYEPTNHPHPHHIDFQIRKRNRSNSYPDNSLNTMLQLEKNENNDIEGYGKTDNNKEKPSKVESNKKRRHSTIPTSSSGKAALGPNNNETYSDLHWNNISSNIKNFLCDSFKQYLTKRENIPAETLKNLTLSMLIQRIRGGYIKIQGTWLPMEICRSLCLRFCFPIRFFLIPIFGPDFPKECEFWYDVLHNEMIEQKFEQKLEKSQFLQQNAQQGKEYLRSLKRKNADNKSIFKNNILQKKDGEDNDKDQKSKVKRRRKLKPKVSSKKERRNSESLSPMSSNINTNNIQKGNNEIIHPWPKLHPEMKPFPTNNAQPQIPQHNNNNNNTGRFHSLSWSAADSYNRNQLTGEIKQASSNFTLPPLKSVIQTLPQNEDQNMPGNQTRGLTLEQFQYLLQLDLVQQKEFPNSPPFVERLPEHLRGEYLMLKDQQQRYYFEREQERLRHYQEVQRLRYYQQYNNPRQTIDGVILQNQSPLVTEPSIRTLSNLATFYTTHGHQYMYPNPISIQQAPQWVPQRQSQEHHRHQSQSEQQQDQPLPLPHPQLRQEPQPKLQQQVSNYYNLQQQQQQQQQQQQQQQQQQQQQQRAQEQYSGQQVQGQRMFGNRRASWEQPGSVNYAQFLEQRQSSGPTANSHYLLQEQFSRKQEQQGQQGLQGQDEPRVPVFGSTIAPSSHNYPGVSYTNYQMTSGSAGNTNATVSSKNGDDAKNNTNNATIPVDQYSRYMQQRYEQTGNMQSPVPRLLQPEQPKQNASNAASSRNQKNSNKEVL, from the coding sequence atgtcTATCAATCCTTCGAGCGAAAAATATCCTCGACATACGTTTAGTATATCCCAAGTTAAACTAAGAGATCATCCATTAGATGATTATCAAAGATTATTCTTTGCAACTCTAATGtcaaaaaatgataaaccATGTGATCCAAACCAAATTGTAGATTTACATGTTAAGAAAGTTACatataaatcaaatatGGCACAAAATTTCTCTAACCCAATATATCTGCAAGATAGTGAAGGCATGTCTGCTGCAGATACCACAAATACTACTTCAACGGAAGTTTTCACTAAGAAAGGATCGAAGAAGACTAAAAACGTGTTGGAATGTTTTGAATATCAACTTCCTGACATTCAAATGTCTAGTATTAATGGAAATACTGATTTTTATAGTCTCATTACGGATTCAAAAATAAGGGAAAACCTATTCCCAAACGATGACTGTAAAAATAGATTTATTGAGGGTAAAATTATCAGTCATTTAAatggtaatgataataaaactAGTAGAAGGAACTTTGATAAAAACGATAATCACTCACAAGGCTCCATGATTGGTAATAAGGGCTCCAAACAAAGAGGCGTTGAAGATGACGAAGGGGAAGACAATGACAATGAGAATCTCCGCCCTGAAAAACCATTATCGAATGTAATAGATTCACTTACGAAAAACCAACAGTTTAAGTTACAAAAAATCGGttataatttaaatttaaatgaaaatttaatcAATGCAAATAATTGTATTCTTTGGTCTCATAATACCGGGTATGTTTTTTTAACCGGAATTTGGAGGTTATATCAAGATGTTATGAACGGATTGACAACTTCTGCAAGAACAAATAGAAAggatgaacaagaaaacgaatcattattaaaacAATGCCAGTTGGCTTTCGATTTCATAATGTCAAATGCATTCTATGAACCCACAAACCATcctcatcctcatcatatcgatttccaaattaggaaaagaaatagatcGAATTCATATCCtgataattcattaaatacTATGCttcaattggaaaaaaatgagaataatgatattgaaggATATGGGAAaactgataataataaggaaAAACCTTCTAAAGTAGAAtcaaataagaaaagaaggCATAGTACTATTCCAACTTCCTCTTCTGGTAAAGCAGCCCTTGGTCCCAACAACAATGAAACTTATTCCGATTTACATTGGAATAATATATCAAGTAACATCAAGAATTTCCTTTGTGATTCATTCAAGCAATATTTAACTAAAAGGGAAAACATTCCAGCTGAGactttgaagaatttaactttatcaatgttaattcaaagaattagaGGTGGTTATATCAAGATACAAGGTACGTGGTTACCTATGGAAATTTGTAGATCATTATGTCTTAGATTTTGTTTCCCCATTAGATTCTTCTTGATTCCAATATTTGGCCCCGACTTCCCAAAAGAATGCGAATTTTGGTACGATGTACTTCACAATGAAATGATTgaacaaaaatttgaacaaaaattagaaaaaagTCAGTTTTTACAACAAAATGCTCAACAAGGGAAAGAATATCTTCGTAGtttaaagagaaaaaatgCAGATAACAAatcaatatttaaaaataatattttacaaaaaaaagatggagaagataatgataaagatcAAAAATCGAAagtgaaaagaagaagaaaattaaagCCAAAGGTCTCTtctaaaaaagaaagacgAAATTCCGAATCATTGTCACCAATGAGttcaaatattaatacgaataatattcaaaagggtaataatgaaataattCACCCATGGCCAAAATTGCATCCAGAAATGAAACCATTTCCCACGAATAATGCTCAACCACAGATTCCCCAgcacaacaacaacaataataatacaggTAGATTCCATTCTTTGTCTTGGTCAGCTGCTGATTCTTACAATAGAAACCAATTAACTGGAGAAATAAAACAAGCTTCCTCCAACTTTACGTTACCACCTCTTAAGTCGGTGATACAAACATTACCACAAAACGAGGATCAAAATATGCCAGGAAACCAAACTCGTGGGTTGACTTTAGAACAATTCCAATATTTACTACAATTGGATCTGGTACAACAAAAAGAATTTCCTAACTCTCCACCCTTTGTCGAGCGCCTTCCAGAACATTTAAGAGGCGAATATTTGATGCTTAAGGACCAACAACAAAGATACTATTTCGAAAGAGAACAGGAACGGTTAAGACACTACCAGGAAGTTCAGCGTTTACGATATTATCAGCAGTACAATAATCCAAGACAGACAATAGATGGTgtaattttacaaaatcaaTCTCCATTAGTTACAGAACCATCTATTCGTACTTTATCAAATCTTGCTACCTTTTATACTACTCATGGTCATCAATATATGTATCCTAACCCGATATCCATTCAACAAGCTCCCCAGTGGGTCCCACAGCGACAAAGTCAAGAGCATCATCGGCACCAATCGCAAAgtgaacaacaacaagatcAGCCACTACCACTACCACATCCGCAACTGCGACAGGAACCACAACCGAAACTCCAACAACAGGTATCCAATTACTATAATCtacaacagcaacagcagcagcagcagcagcagcagcagcagcagcagcagcagcagcagcagcagcaaaGAGCTCAAGAACAATATTCAGGGCAACAAGTACAGGGACAACGAATGTTTGGGAATAGGCGTGCTTCTTGGGAACAACCGGGATCGGTTAACTATGCTCAGTTTTTAGAGCAACGACAAAGTAGTGGCCCGACTGCAAACAgtcattatttattacaagAGCAATTTTCTagaaaacaagaacaacaaggGCAACAGGGGCTACAGGGGCAAGATGAACCAAGAGTTCCAGTTTTTGGTTCAACGATAGCTCCTTCCTCACATAATTATCCTGGTGTTTCATATACTAACTATCAAATGACAAGTGGTAGTGCAGGAAATACTAATGCGACAGTCTCGAGCAAAAACGGTGACGACGCCAAAAACAACACCAACAACGCTACTATTCCAGTGGATCAATATTCAAGGTACATGCAGCAAAGGTATGAACAAACAGGGAATATGCAAAGTCCTGTTCCAAGATTACTACAACCAGAACAACCGAAACAAAATGCATCTAATGCGGCCTCTTCtagaaatcaaaaaaattcaaataaggAAGTGTTGTAA
- the NCE103 gene encoding carbonate dehydratase NCE103 (similar to Saccharomyces cerevisiae NCE103 (YNL036W); ancestral locus Anc_2.275), with protein sequence MAPIINTSELKTNRTRLQDPVEETHRENGNDSSIFTLSKDSKLPDIINSNSIWVNNMNKSYPLLFPEYNGKGQKPHTLFIGCSDSRYNESILGVLPGEVFTWRSIANLCLPDCNIFKSTLEYALLCLKVNKIIICGHTDCGGIMTCLRNERDSLLKQGCSTLYDYLEDVENMYNDHLEQVKIIKGGEYEKGKYLSTINLVKQFDRIVSYDIVQNGIKNNQLEVYGLIYNVHSGLVDVVETKTLKNI encoded by the coding sequence atGGCACCAATAATTAACACAAGTGAGCTTAAAACAAACAGAACAAGACTTCAAGATCCAGTAGAGGAAACTCATAGAGAAAATGGCAATGATTCATCCATCTTTACATTATCTAAGGATTCTAAGTTACCagatataataaattctaaTTCGATATGGGTAAACAACATGAATAAATCGtatccattattattcccTGAATATAATGGTAAGGGACAAAAACCTCACACATTATTTATTGGTTGTTCAGATTCTCGttataatgaatcaatatTAGGTGTATTGCCCGGTGAAGTGTTTACTTGGAGATCCATTGCTAACCTTTGTCTCCCAGattgtaatatttttaaatccACTTTAGAGTATGCTTTATTATGTTTGAAAGTTAACAAGATCATTATCTGTGGGCATACTGATTGTGGTGGAATAATGACCTGCTTACGAAATGAAAGAGATTCTCTTTTGAAACAAGGTTGTTCCACATTATATGATTATCTAGAGGATGTGGAAAATATGTATAATGATCATTTAGAACAAgtgaaaataatcaaaGGTGGTGAATATGAAAAGGGGAAATATTTGTCTACTATCAATCTGGTTAAACAGTTCGATAGAATTGTTAGTTACGATATTGTTCAAAATGGTATTAAGAATAATCAACTGGAAGTTTATGGATTGATTTATAACGTTCATTCAGGGTTAGTTGATGTTGTTGAAACCAAGactttaaaaaatatatga
- the SGA1 gene encoding glucan 1,4-alpha-glucosidase (similar to Saccharomyces cerevisiae SGA1 (YIL099W); ancestral locus Anc_2.276), which produces MFPPRIMDNFSYRRYETNVTHRYPTNTLLPSTRSLRRKAFMTFFSLSLLFFLLYLKLSNVDQEHNHQIDESFQQKKTNNITIYDFYKKPDLTTTISTNQKEFYKRINLRPTSPYSIPKENFSLWINEQSQLSFERILLNIADENHNDLMSKFNVTEGVIIASPSKSKPDYFYQWIRDGSICMNSLSSNLLIMSSHDVHQKEKVGINKTLSTTILKYLNNSYNLQRLDNPSGKSITINKDSLTGLGEPKWYANNTAFNLHWGRPQNDGPALRTITVLNLLNHLASNNLKFEDLIKVSFSSSSDNSNNNNNNNNNNNNNNKLPFVNDLEVFQKIVFWDLKFICLHWNDETYDLWEEIYGKHFFTTIVQLSAVKKGLEFIRKQNNMDEYSQFEDLLQETYDKMLNFILSQDYFINSNKNHIVESPNFLDSRSGLDIAVILGSLYSHHNSLNDPEDNPISMSSLPFDIDDSGILNTLFGLVRSMSMIYPINHQRVNLKIGVALGRYPEDVYDGVGFSEGNPWFLATSGAAELLYKLIWKNYKFEKDLMIPLNSWDSQFWTLIFDGFNDIEHDGKTYQLVIPYKSPAFEQTMTLLFDLAESFLDKLREHVSDHGDMSEQFNKFSGYLQGADHLTWSYSSFWNCYQIRLKAMKFLNYI; this is translated from the coding sequence ATGTTCCCTCCTAGGATAAtggataatttttcatatagAAGATATGAAACCAATGTAACTCATCGATACCCAACTAATACACTATTACCTTCAACAAGATCATTAAGACGCAAGGCATTCATGACATTTTTCTCcctttcattattatttttccttctttatCTAAAACTTTCTAATGTTGATCAAGAACATAACCATCAGATTGATGAAAGTTTTCAACAAAAGAAgacaaataatataacaaTTTATGATTTCTATAAAAAACCTGATTTAACTACTACCATTTCAACGAACCAAAAAGAATTttataaaagaattaatttgAGACCAACTTCACCTTATTCAATCCCCAAAGAAAATTTCTCATTATGGATTAATGAACAAAGTCAATTATCATTcgaaagaatattattgaatattgCGGATGAAAATCATAACGATTTAATGTCTAAATTTAATGTAACTGAAGGCGTAATAATTGCATCTCCATCTAAATCAAAACctgattatttttatcaatggATTAGAGATGGTTCAATTTGTATGAATTCCTTATCTTCAAatctattaataatgtCATCACATGACGTTCATCAAAAAGAGAAAGTAGGAATAAACAAAACGttatcaacaacaatattgaaatatctAAATAATTCCTATAATTTACAAAGATTAGATAATCCCTCAGGTAAGAgtattactattaataaagaTTCATTGACAGGATTAGGTGAGCCAAAATGGTATGCAAATAATACAGCATTTAATCTTCATTGGGGTAGACCACAAAATGATGGACCTGCATTGAGAACAATAACAGTCTTAAACCttttaaatcatttagcatcaaataatttgaaatttgaagatttaatcaaagtatcattttcatcatcatcagataatagcaataataataacaataacaataataataacaataataataataaattaccCTTCGTTAATGATTTAGAggttttccaaaaaatagTCTTTTGGGatttaaaatttatttGCTTACATTGGAATGATGAAACTTATGACCTTTGGGAAGAAATTTATGGTAAACATTTCTTTACAACAATTGTTCAATTATCGGCAGTGAAAAAGGGACTAGAATTCAttagaaaacaaaataatatggaTGAATATTCCcaatttgaagatttattacaagaaaCTTATGATAAAATGTTAAATTTTATCCTGTCACAAGATTACTttataaattcaaataaaaatcatataGTGGAAAGTCCCAATTTTTTAGATTCAAGATCAGGATTAGATATTGCTGTCATATTAGGTTCATTGTATTCTCATCATAACTCTTTGAATGATCCTGAAGATAATCCAATTTCAATGTCTTCATTAccatttgatattgatgattctGGTATTTTAAATACATTATTTGGATTAGTCAGATCAATGTCTATGATTTATCCAATTAATCATCAAAGagtaaatttgaaaataggTGTTGCCCTGGGGAGATACCCTGAAGATGTTTATGATGGTGTTGGATTTTCTGAAGGTAATCCATGGTTCTTAGCTACATCAGGTGCAGCTGAATTATTGTATAAattaatttggaaaaattataaatttgaaaaagattTAATGATACCATTAAATAGTTGGGATTCTCAATTTTGGACATTAATATTCGATggatttaatgatattgaacaCGATGGTAAAACTTATCAATTAGTTATTCCATATAAATCTCCAGCATTTGAACAAACAATGACTTTACTATTTGATTTGGCAGAATCATTCTTAGATAAATTAAGAGAACATGTTAGTGATCATGGTGATATGAGTGaacaattcaataaattttcagGTTATTTACAAGGAGCTGATCATTTAACTTGGTCATATAGTTCATTTTGGAATTGTTATCAAATAAGGTTAAAAgcaatgaaatttttaaattatatatag
- the GPI15 gene encoding phosphatidylinositol N-acetylglucosaminyltransferase GPI15 (similar to Saccharomyces cerevisiae GPI15 (YNL038W); ancestral locus Anc_2.281) has protein sequence MDTNGLYITKRVRKNYIELIEQNENNDYIKFTVIPRSFSIQRIARIISCIIITFLLYLKLIKRFDLTIMQESLIIIVILVMILSYFKNPRIESFTVLKDNGIQISKIDGYLFLPMKYNEQLCCQNEFFPNDKIIDIIINEGFYPGSQVIFYMAVLIKDYKELKLLFDSTKIKLDDQIEIYNKSRDCLYMNKKPFEK, from the coding sequence ATGGATACAAATGGATTGTATATAACGAAAAGAGttagaaaaaattatatagaGCTCATCgaacaaaatgaaaataatgattatattaaattcaCAGTGATACCTCGATCATTTAGTATTCAAAGGATAGCAAGGATCATTTcatgtattattattacattcctattatatttgaaattgataaagcGCTTCGATTTGACAATCATGCAAGAAagtttgataataatagtgaTACTCGTTATgatattatcatattttaaaaatcCAAGAATTGAATCATTCACTGTATTAAAAGATAATGGAATACAAATTTCTAAAATTGATGGTTATCTATTCTTACcaatgaaatataatgaacAATTATGCTGTCAAAACGAATTTTTTcctaatgataaaataattgataTCATAATTAATGAAGGATTTTACCCCGGTTCACAAGTTATATTCTATATGGCAGTTTTAATTAAAGACTATaaggaattgaaattgCTATTTGATTCAACAAAAATCAAGTTAGATgatcaaattgaaatatataataaatccAGAGATTGTCTATATATGAATAAAAAACCTTTCGAGAAGTAA
- the NDAI0G00600 gene encoding integrase catalytic domain-containing protein, whose protein sequence is MDERLQEFLLMKQKFSGSFNEEITVAASGNLTFHWLNNTSHSLYAISSPHVNLNLISTDALEDVGIIVDNRRKALVRLDSDEVLAPVTKIGKYRCVTLSFGKLPKHKSPVHVLSQKFSLTLIHRLFGHINVRDIKKSIESKSITTIRINDVDWSGIDKFQCKDCLTGKLTKHKHIVGSRLNIKSPMSYIHTDLFGPVSGVDITSPKYFISFTDENTRFRWVFPLKKKDADHILPIFQQLVNYIKTQFKVRVLTFHMDRGSEYTSTMVRDYFKDKGIIPIYTTVGDSSSNGIAERANLTFLNDCRTLLSSSNLPASLWFYAVDFATLRRNAFINSSTNSSARAKAGLAGLDARTILPFGQEVMIHDYTQTSKLKSRGITGFALTPSKESHGYLIFVPALRKVIDTSNYVIVVHDSTSLSESSTHSVFDNLLESYHVTDADTDLQKAAVEDVPVSDISPTVTSVIPAGSDNPADFSQPSEHIIDVDIWHA, encoded by the coding sequence ATGGATGAGAGGTTGCAGGAGTTCCttttaatgaaacaaaagtTCTCTGGATCATTTAACGAAGAAATTACAGTTGCTGCATCGGGTAATTTAACGTTCCATTGGCTCAACAACACTTCTCATTCTCTCTATGCGATATCTTCGCCCCATGTCAATCTAAACCTCATTAGCACTGATGCTCTCGAAGATGTTGGTATCATTGTTGACAATCGTCGTAAGGCTTTGGTGAGACTGGATAGTGATGAAGTTCTTGCTCCTGTTACAAAGATTGGTAAATATCGCTGTGTTACTCTTTCCTTCGGTAAATTACCAAAACACAAGTCTCCAGTCCATGTGCTTTCTCAGAAATTTTCCTTAACTTTAATCCACAGACTCTTCGGCCATATTAACGTACGtgatattaagaaatctaTTGAAAGCAAATCGATAACCACTATTCGCATAAATGACGTTGACTGGTCTGGTATTGATAAATTCCAATGTAAAGACTGTTTAACTGGTAAACTTACCAAACATAAACACATTGTTGGTTCCCGTTTGAATATCAAAAGTCCTATGAGCTATATTCATACTGATTTGTTTGGTCCGGTGTCCGGTGTTGATATTACTTcaccaaaatattttatctcATTCACAGATGAGAATACAAGGTTTCGTTGGGTATTCCCgttgaaaaagaaagatgcTGATCATATCTTACCGATATTTCAACAATTGGTCAATTATATCAAAACTCAATTTAAGGTAAGGGTGCTCACGTTCCACATGGATCGTGGTTCTGAATATACAAGTACCATGGTCCGTGACTACTTCAAAGATAAGGGTATTATCCCTATCTACACTACTGTCGGCGACTCGTCTTCCAATGGTATTGCTGAACGTGCTAATTTAACTTTCCTAAATGATTGCAGAACTTTGTTATCTTCTAGTAATCTACCTGCCAGTTTATGGTTTTATGCTGTTGACTTTGCTACTTTAAGGAGAAATGCTTTCATTAACTCATCTACAAACTCATCTGCTCGTGCTAAGGCTGGTCTTGCTGGTTTGGATGCTAGAACTATTCTACCTTTCGGTCAAGAAGTTATGATTCATGATTATACTCAAACATCCAAGTTAAAATCTCGCGGTATAACTGGATTTGCGTTGACTCCATCAAAGGAATCGCATGGTTATTTAATCTTTGTCCCAGCTTTACGTAAGGTCATCGATACTTCTAACtatgttattgttgttcaCGACTCTACCTCTTTATCCGAATCCTCTACCCATTCTGTCTTCGATAACTTATTGGAAAGTTACCACGTCACTGACGCTGATACTGATTTGCAAAAAGCCGCCGTTGAAGATGTCCCAGTATCTGATATCTCTCCTACAGTAACTTCTGTTATTCCTGCTGGTTCCGATAATCCTGCCGATTTTTCACAACCCAGTGAACATATTATTGATGTTGACATCTGGCATGCCTAG